One window from the genome of Erwinia sorbitola encodes:
- a CDS encoding HD domain-containing protein, with protein sequence MQTLEERAQRYASKAHAAADQRRKYTDEPYIVHPAAVVELVRSVSDDEEMLAAAWLHDTVEDTASTLEDIQSHFGERVASLVEMLTNRGAVAGQNRTQRKLAHFRHTGQASADAQTIKLADIIDNTRSIIHFDPHFARVYLIEKRIQIRLLTAGHSALYQMAERVIEQGIGQLGQPPHNVPASWFESQEKKYHI encoded by the coding sequence ATGCAGACACTGGAAGAACGGGCGCAGCGCTACGCCAGCAAAGCCCATGCCGCAGCGGATCAGCGCCGCAAATATACGGATGAGCCCTATATTGTACATCCGGCGGCCGTAGTGGAGCTGGTGCGCAGCGTCAGCGATGATGAAGAGATGCTGGCGGCGGCCTGGCTGCATGATACTGTCGAAGACACTGCCAGCACCCTGGAGGATATCCAAAGCCATTTCGGCGAACGAGTAGCGTCACTGGTCGAGATGCTGACCAACCGTGGCGCGGTTGCTGGTCAGAACCGTACGCAGCGTAAACTGGCGCATTTTCGCCACACCGGGCAGGCCTCTGCTGATGCACAAACCATCAAGCTGGCGGATATTATCGATAATACCCGATCGATTATTCATTTCGATCCGCATTTTGCCCGCGTCTATCTGATTGAGAAACGCATTCAGATCCGACTGCTCACCGCCGGTCATTCCGCTCTGTACCAAATGGCGGAACGCGTTATTGAACAAGGGATCGGACAGCTGGGGCAGCCGCCGCACAACGTGCCTGCCAGCTGGTTCGAATCACAGGAGAAAAAATATCATATATAA